A segment of the Rattus rattus isolate New Zealand chromosome 4, Rrattus_CSIRO_v1, whole genome shotgun sequence genome:
CATCCATTAGGATACACCAGGGGTTCCCTAGTGGTTACCACCCTCCCTAACCAGCCGTTTCTGCTTTGGTTAATAGCCTGGTGCATCAAAGCCCTGACCTTTCAGGACACACGCATGTGCCTCTCATCTTCCCCTcagccctcttcctcctccgtTAGGCACCTCCTCTTTCTGGCTCTCTGCACGGGTGGCCAGAGCTGCTCTGACCCTACTGTCAGTTGGAAACTGCCAGTTACGAGCACGGTGCAAGACCAAGGTGAGAAGGAAGTGGAGACTACCAGAGGGAAGGCGCTCAGGAGACTGATGGGGAACTGTCTGCAGAGGACAACCAGGTGAGCTCCCTGGCTCCTGAGAGTAGAGACCTGAGCCAGaggtgaaagagaaaaggaggccaCTCTTGGGGTGAATGGACTAGGAAAGGGGTGTGACAGGAATTGAGTCTCTCCTGAGCTATACACCATGTCACATCCTTACAGGttttcacacatacagacaaccCCAACGTAAGAATAGGTGAAAAGCAAGAAAGACTTCATTAAAGCAGGACTCCTGTCCATCTAAGAAATGAAACTCTCCTGCGGCTGGGGGAAGGCATGTTTTCTTAGGCCCGAGGTGTTCTTGAATAAGTTATAAGTGCCCACCTTAAGGGGAGTCTTTAGAAAGTTAAAATAAGCGACACATTTCCTGCCACAGTGAGGCTGCAGTTAGTGCACTTATAAGCAGGTTAAGGAAAAGGTCGTGTCACTAGGGAGAAGACTTGCATTCATGTTCCTGGACTTTGGTCtcctcatttttaaatgaaaatgacagTATAACCCTACCCAGAGGTTCCAAGTGAGGAGCCATAGTCACTGACAGAGAAGGCTTCAGGGATCGGGGACTATTCTCAATTTTCAGAGCAACATTTTCATTCTAGCAAAGAAAGCACAtgtgaaagaaaatatgattaCACGAAATAATGGAGTTTCTATGGTATAAAGTTAGGTGATCTATAGACAGTAAGCTGGCGGGGGTCTTACTTGCTGCCTTGGTCTTAGATAGCATATAAAGGAGAACATAGAAAAATGAGGACTCGCAAAATGCCACTCACCCAAGTGATGCTTGGGAGTATTTGTGTCCTTTCCTGAGAGCCAGTGTTTGCTCTAGACTCTcccgccccccaaccccccttctaATAGCCTTCTGTGAGATTATGAATGGCCGCCCTTATATCTCCCTGAGAAATCTGCTAAAGCGTGGATTGCTTCCTATTTTCTGCTCACGGCCTTGTGAATTCCTGgttcctgcctttgtttctggtACACAGCGGGTACTCAGTGCAAGAGGGATGAGTGGAAGCTTTcccaaggagagagaaagcaaactgaagatACGGTATAGATGAGGAAACCATGAGGGATGGCACACAGGCACTTTCATGTCTCGGAACTTTGCTGTGTTGTAACACCGATGCATATCTATTATGAGAAGGCGAGAAGCATAGAAATACAGACAGAAGAGGGTGACGTGAGCTGGGAACCACACTCACAATTACAGCGTTACACCCACAGTCTCTGTGTTAGCTCCTATGGCCTAAGTCACTTGTATTTCTTTATCCACTAAGAGCTAGTACTCCTtcaattcatttttgtttgagttttagtacattttctttctgaaatcaaAAGCCATTTGTATCTTTAATGGGTTTTTCTCATAAATATtgcaaaatataatatttttctagtctgtggttagatttttattattctgtaaTCATTACACTTTAAAGATGGTCCAATTCATTGTGGAAATTCCTTATATTTCTTTCCCCGTACTCACTTGTAGTAGTCTTTCCTTACTCATTTTATGTGGTTTAttagtttatatttattcttaGGATAGCAGCCCATGGTTCAGATATTATTATCCTTAAATAATTTCCCAATTATCCCAGCATCCCCCCTCCTGTGCAAGCATCTGTGGTCCATCTTTCTTCTGTTATCCCTGTGGGCACACAGCTTACTATGTCTCTGCAGATCAGAGAATAGAAAATATCTCTTCCTCACAGGAAGAGCCCAGGGTCTCAGAGAAGAGCATTTTCCCAAAGAAACCCAGGCTTTCCCCCTTCTCGGTTGTGGATGCTAAAACAAGTTGCCTAAATTTTGTCCCCAGATACCTTGTTAATAAATAGCAGGACAATAGTATCAACCGATGGACTTGTTCTGAAACCGAATGAAATATCACACATGAAAAGGCTGGTGCATACTAAGAAGTACTCACCAATTTTATTTCTTCGTATTCTCAATTTcaagcaaatgttttaaaaaaagtttaaacagAAATTCAACCCAGTGAATGAttttattgtctctattttatttttttctatctatctatctatctatctatctatctatctatctatctatctatccctttCTATCTATCCCTTGTTCTCTGGATTTCTGTGAAAGGCTAACTCCCTGAACCCCATTACTTGGGTGCAGGCCCTGGGACCTCAGTGACTAAGAAGTCAGGCCTCTTCCTGTGAAAGAATTCTCAGACTGATAAGGATTTTCAGGAGTGTTTTTAGCATCATAGGTGGGCTGTTCCTTGCAGTGCTAGAGATGTTAGATGTGACACAGGCGGTGTCCCGTGCTTCAGAAGAGACCATTCATAGACAACAGGGAAATGAGGGACATGCTCAGGTGGTTCAGGATTgcacataaacaaaagaaacaaaacaaggtggGAGAAACATAAAACTAGAGTAGAAATTATGAAAGGGAACACTTGGTCTATTTCTGAAATTTAAATCTTAGGTGGCAGCTGGACATGCAGGAAACACCTTGGAATCTGAGACTGCAAAATGCCAAGGGGAGACCTTGCAGGTGAGAGTATACGCTCCCCACCTCCCAAGAAGAAAGAGTTATCAGGGCTGAGGCTACACATTCCCCAAAGCTGAGGCCCACTGCCAGCCATCATGGTGATGAGTGTGTGAAGAATAGACAACAAGACTTCTTTACACTGAACGGGAGACATGCTGCTATTCTAAGAGCCTCCTGTATCCTTGGCAACAGGAAATTAGATGCCTAAATCCCTGGTATAACTTGAAAGAAAGATCTGAAATCctgttgcttctttgtttgtgGAATAATGTGGCTTTGTGCTCAAATCTCTACCTTAGCTTTGTCATGTTAAGCCTTGTGTTTCTATTTCGGGGCTAAATGCATTCTCCCATGCCATGAGGTTGAAAGGCTCATGGAGAGCTGCCTGTGTAGGCCAGTGCTGCGAATCTACTACAGTCTCATGCATCCCTCCTGGGTGGTCTTTTGAGTCCCCAGTCTTAGGGAACAATGAAGGAAGGAATCTTGCAGTGTCTTAGTACCTGAGGTCTCAGAACTCTAAATTTTGGCAAAGCTTGTTGTTCTGTGACCTACCAAAGTTGGCAGCAATTTTCAGTGTTCTAGGAAGTACATTTGAGAGAGGACATAAAAACAAGCCAAAAATCTAAGACCATCTAAGAGGCAGGGACCCAAAGGTTCTTCCCATCCAAGGCTGCATTTCTTCAATGCAACCAAGCTGAGAATCACTTTTGAGAGATGTCATTGGCCATTTATTTAAGTATGTATGTCACatgatgaaaaatgaaagaaaagaatggggGGATAATggcaaaagagagggagagagaggaagggaaggagggaggggggatgagggagggagggagggagggagggagggaggaagggagagatcaTAAACTTGATAGTAAGCCTTATGAGAAGACAGGCGCCTGGGACCTTTGGCATCTATATGTTATCACATAGGTTTGTCTCTGCGATCCACAGTCGCAATCCAGCTTTTCCTGTGCTACCCTTTCTGGGAGAACTCCTGAGCTAGTTCACTGGCAGGCACATCTTTAGATGTTTCTTTCCACCTCTCTTGAATATGTCGTAATCAACTTACCCAAACTCACCCCAAACCAAGCACTCATATTAAAATGTAAGACAGCATTGCAAGGAGCTGCATAAAAGAAGTGCAGCTCGCAAACATCATCGCCTTTGTATGATCCTTATAGCTTCAGAAAGtaagtaaattttataaattaagaaaattctggCCCCAAATGTTTAGAATATGGATCTAGTAACTCAAAATTCAACTGTTCCCCTCCCTTTCGCTTCCTTATTCCCTTGGTGAGCCTGTTTTCCACACATCAGTCAGACTCAGGAGTTTCCTTATGATGTCGTTTAACAGCAGAAGAGGAAGGTGAAAACAAATGGTTTCCAGGGAACAAAGTACACTAAGAAGAGAGAACTATGGCCATGTCCCTCAGCACCAAAGTCTCTGATATCACATAATTGTTCAACCAAGCTGGTATTCCCACCCACGGCCACAGGTCTCAGCCAGCCTTTCCTGGGATGCCCCTTTGGGGGAAACTACTTGAGAAGTTCACTGTGGGCACATTTTTGAATGGTATTTTCCAAAAGTCTACAGGCTTGCACCTTGGTTTTCTGGAGATAAATCCATCGCAGTTTGCCAAGTAAATCACTAGAATTGtgggttttaaaacattttgcttCCTTTACTGAGGATAATATAGAAATTTATCCCTGGTTAGAAATTGATGGTGTCATAGACTTGTGTCCAATTCACCTAAGAAATAAGGACAGCaaaaacacagggaaagaagTCACCTTCAGTAAAGCTTGAGAAACCAGGGTCAGTGACTTCTGGTCATCTCTTTCAGATATTTCAAGGGCTGGAGTTGTTGTCACATCGTTGAAGGATGTTCCTGCCTCCCTTGGTAAGTGAAGTGTTGCTCCGAGGAGTTAATTCCCTACCTGTGTCCTCAATGTGGGACTTGTACCTGTGAGCTAACCTTCCTCTTTGTGGCTACACCCAAGTTTGGTACCAAGCTGAAATACAGTCACTGAGAATCAGTCAAGGAAACAGCCCCTGGTGTGTGGCAAGAATCAAGAATAATTGCCTCATGGGTGGTAGCTTCTTCTCACAAGGGTAAGCCTCAGATGCAAAAATGAAACTGCCCATTAATACTAAGAGTATTCACATTGTAAGGAAGTACTCATTTTTGCCCTTTGCGTGGAGAATATGTACTCCAGGTGATAATTTATTGCCCAACCTGAGACACTCAAGGAGAGTAAAAGGATTGCTAAAAATGGCTAAGTGGTTATTAATGACAGTAAGCAGTCTTAGCATATCAGACCTGTGGCCATCCTTATAGtagctgtgtctttgtgtctttgtctgCCATACGACAATGGGTTGCCAACATATTTCTAGGGGACCTTCTAAACAGTGTACTCTAATGGAAAGTGTTTGGTTTTCTGCTTGTGTGATCACAGGTTAGTCTTGGGACTGAAAACTGCCTGCTCCTTCATTTGCAtggtaaaaacaaaatggaagtttGTGTCAGAAACATTCCTCCCAAACTGTAGCCTCTTGACACTGCACATGCACAGATCACGTTTCAAACTAGAAGCAagtgaaggagggagaaaggaatatATTTCTGCTTAAAATAATCTTAGGTTTTCCCTCTTACTCTTTCATTCCTATCTGTTAAAAGAAGTATTATCAAAGCACAATATAATTATTAAAGCAAAGGTTGAAGCTGAAGTTTCATAATCTAATGTTTTAAAAGCTTCTGAATATTGGGACAACCCGTCTGCATTCCTTTCTTACAGGAAAAACATAAGCACATTTAAAGCCCGACAAGAGTCTCCAAAGCAAAGTAAGTCATAATTTACCCATCATGTTTACTTCTGATGCAATACATTTCTAAAatgtcctttctctgtgttccccAAAGCCCAAGGAGAGTATCCCTACTATAACCCTACATCTAGTGCTATGATTTATCCAGTTCTATGTTtacttgttgttgtttgtttctattaGGCCCGGGTCTCATTGAAGCGGGGAATGATTTTATGAACTCCATATTCCTCAATCTTTGCCCAATCTGGAAACTGAAGGAACTTACTGACAAATGTGTCAGCCAGAGCACAGAGAGGCAGCTCAATGTTTTGGTCCTCCCCTTAGGAGCAACAGGGAAGGATGGAGAAGTTTTCCCAAGATGAGGGATAAGCATGAACTCTCTTCACAAGAAGTCATGCCAGCAGACCTCTCACAAGGCTGTGGGGACAGATCAGTGCTGAAGTTAAAGTCACATGACTTCATGAGTGGTTGGAGAGTGACAGCaaatacaagagagagaataAGGAAATGTGGGTGTGAAGATGGACCCTAGCATTTCCAGAGAAAATTGTGTCTTTCCCTCACTGGGTTTAAAGTGGAGAATACAGCTCACCACACCTATGCACTGAGTCTCAAGAAAGAGCTCTGTGCATCTTGTAGTGCTCCCAGGGTCCCAATAAACACCAATTTCcatcaaaagaaaacataactGAAATGAGGCCACAGAACCCTTTCTTCTAGTGGCAATTGTGAAGTCCCACGTGGACATAAAAGTTTGCAGTGATGTGAGTATTAGGAGACATATAAACCCATGAGCCACATGGTACTGCCACCTGTGAACAgctctgcctccattttttttttttctgcttattttgCTTGGATGCCAGGCATGGGAAGTGTGCCTCTGCTTTGTGGCTGAAGCAGTCAGTTTGGAGTAAAAGATCTTTTGAAAAACTGTCTTGCTTCCTAAATGTTAAGCATCCAAGTTCCCTGTTCTGAAAACTTTCCTCAAGCACCAGTCCCTATGCTACCACCATTCTATATTACCTGTTAGAAAGTATACTCTCTTATCTGCTGTGTGGGAACGTCATGCAGTCTCATATGCTCTCTGCCTAGACTTGAGAGGGCACACttgtttctggtgtgtctgcctcccaagtgtgttTTACCAAGTGGCATACACCAAGTGTGTTTTACATAGTGGGCATTACCTAAGGAAAGAGACCTGTGATTCAttgaatgtattttctttctacAGATGAAGGGATGACTTCAGCTCCCATTCAGGTAATAAGAACCTTTCTATCCCAGCCTGAAAGAAACACTGTAAATGCCAGGGCTGGAACCCAAAGCCATTTGCAGTGCCGGGTGGCAGAAATATCAGCTCTCCTGTCACATAACTTGCTGGAAGGCGCTAACATTTGCTGTGCACTTTGTTGATGACAGGCTATGTGCTGAGCTTTTGACAGGCATCTAATGTAACTGTCACAACCACCCATATTATTGCATCACAGTACTgctgtgtcctctgacttcacagAAGCAAACTATAAAAGATTAAGTTATATCCTCCAAAGCCAGTGCTTTGGCAACCTTCTCTCAAGTTAATAATATGAGAATCTGCAATGAGGAGCTTGTGGATGTGGTGCAGTTTGTAGAGAGTGTTTATCTAGTATGCAGTGAGCACTAGGTTTGATCCCTAGCTCACAGTAAACTAGCGGTGATGACAATGACACACATCTTCCCATAGTGAGCATTAAAGTAGAGGATTAATagtaagaggatcagaagttcaaaactGTCCTATGCTACATTTTGAATGGGGTACAGGAGACTCAAATAATTTCTTAGTGAGTAGTTAAATGTTATCCAAGTACATCCAATGTTCTAAGACCATGGGAAGTATACAAGGTGGTCAGGCTCACTGTGGAACCCATAAAGCCAGCTACATGCTTTGGATGACGTGAACTGTCCATCTACAAGTCCGGTGTTTGGAATGCCCCTGCAGCCATTTAATTAAGGTGACCAAGGAATGAAGAAGGCAGTGGTGCTGGAATATAGATTTGTCCCCAGCAGACCTGTGTTGTTACTGAAGTATAAATAGAATGGAAAGAGGTTAGATCTTCATAGTGCCTTTCCTTTGACCTGTAGGACAATGCTAATGAGACCTACACAGAAGAGTTATGCTACATCCTTGTCGATCACAAAGCCCTCAGGGGAAGGCCATCAGGCAAGCCTGCTGAGGGGTTATATGAGAACGTCTCTAACAAGGTGGACCAACACAGAGAGTCGTCaagaggaacagagactgagTACTCAGTTCTTCGTTTCTCTTCTACCTCTCAGCCCCTACCTTCCACAGAAGATGAATATGAACTTCTTGTACCCAGCCGATTCTCCTCATATGCCAATCAACAGCCACAGCCTCTCACAGCCCCCTTTGAGACCCACTTTTCTCATCTACAATGAAGTGACTAGTTAGAGTTTCTTTAGCACTGACAGGTAAAAGTAGGAGTTCAGGACTGTAGTTGAAGCAGTCATGGGTCATGGAGATCTTAGCTTATTTCTTCTGGAGGTCTTTGGCCCAGCAGACTCTGCAAAccgcag
Coding sequences within it:
- the Gcsam gene encoding germinal center-associated signaling and motility protein isoform X1 codes for the protein MGNCLQRTTRWQLDMQETPWNLRLQNAKGRPCRYFKGWSCCHIVEGCSCLPWKNISTFKARQESPKQNEGMTSAPIQDNANETYTEELCYILVDHKALRGRPSGKPAEGLYENVSNKVDQHRESSRGTETEYSVLRFSSTSQPLPSTEDEYELLVPSRFSSYANQQPQPLTAPFETHFSHLQ
- the Gcsam gene encoding germinal center-associated signaling and motility protein isoform X2 — its product is MGNCLQRTTRYFKGWSCCHIVEGCSCLPWKNISTFKARQESPKQNEGMTSAPIQDNANETYTEELCYILVDHKALRGRPSGKPAEGLYENVSNKVDQHRESSRGTETEYSVLRFSSTSQPLPSTEDEYELLVPSRFSSYANQQPQPLTAPFETHFSHLQ